The Cygnus atratus isolate AKBS03 ecotype Queensland, Australia chromosome 2, CAtr_DNAZoo_HiC_assembly, whole genome shotgun sequence genome window below encodes:
- the LOC118249574 gene encoding prostatic acid phosphatase-like: MRSRQLVCGIWSLCFTFCLFCVFLHQTTAKRKLKFVSVVFRHGDLTPQEFFPTDKHKEVARQYGYGQLTKLGIQQQYELGQYMRRRYSHFLSVVYKQSEIYVQSTDCDQTLMSAQASLAGLYPLTQGQIWNPRILWQPIPVHTVPLSHDNAHSPGVESGASSDTVTDGRTPSNSQIHLASINTAITLSKQLLYLPFSHCPKYNELLRETFATRDFQRQFKQYRPFLKFLASHTGYPLKKLNTERIWKLSDILQYEDINNYTLPVWATHGVRTKLIKLSELLLQAEFGFHKQIQKSRLQGGILLKTILKHISDARRPSHQQKMVMYSAHAATIVALQMALNVFNGKLPPYSACHFFELYQEKNGQYTIEMYYRNNSLRDPHPLTLPGCKFHCPLERFTHLVSPVLTQHWTRECRI, from the exons ATGAGGTCAAGGCAGCTGGTGTGTGGGATCTGGAGTCTGTGCTTCACATTCTGCCTTTTCTGCGTCTTCCTTCACCAAaccacagcaaaaagaaaactgaagtttgtGTCCGTA GTGTTTCGCCACGGTGATCTTACCCCACAGGAGTTTTTTCCAACTGACAAACACAAAGAAGTTGCAAGGCAGTATGGATATGGACAGCTTACCAAG CTTGGCATACAGCAACAGTATGAGCTTGGACAGTACATGCGGAGAAGATACTCTCATTTCCTGAGTGTTGTTTACAAGCAGAGTGAG ATTTATGTGCAGAGTACTGACTGTGATCAAACGCTTATGAGTGCTCAGGCAAGTCTTGCTGGGCTATATCCACTGACACAAGGCCAGATTTGGAACCCCAGAATCCTTTGGCAGCCAATTCCAGTTCACACAGTGCCACTGTCACATGATAAT GCACACAGCCCTGGTGTAGAGTCAGGAGCTTCTTCTGACACTGTCACAGACGGTAGAACTCCATCAAACAGCCAAATACACCTGGCCAGTATCAATACTGCTATCACCCTCAGCAAGCAG ttgctcTACTTACCTTTCTCACACTGCCCAAAATACAACGAACTTCTAAGAGAAACCTTTGCAACAAGGGATTTCCAAAGGCAGTTCAAGCAGTACAGG ccatTTCTCAAATTTTTAGCCTCTCACACTGGATACCCACTGAAGAAGTTGAACACTGAAAGAATTTGGAAGCTCTCTGACATTTTACAATATGAg GATATTAACAATTACACTTTACCTGTTTGGGCTACTCATGGCGTCAGGACCAAGCTGATAAAGCTCTCAGAATTGTTATTACAGGCAGAATTCGGGTTccacaaacaaatacaaaagtcACGTTTGCAGGGAG gtattcttttaaaaactattctAAAGCATATCTCAGATGCTAGAAGGCCTTCACATCAACAAAAAATGGTTATGTATTCTGCG CATGCAGCCACCATTGTTGCCTTACAGATGGCACTCAATGTTTTCAATGGGAAATTGCCTCCTTACAGCGCCTGCCATTTTTTTGAActttaccaagaaaaaaatgg gcaaTACACCATAGAAATGTATTATCGGAATAATTCTTTGAGAGATCCCCACCCCCTCACTCTCCCTGGCTGCAAATTTCACTGTCCACTAGAAAGATTTACTCATTTGGTTTCCCCAGTCCTCACACAACATTGGACAAGAGAATGTAGGATATAG